The sequence GAATGCATGGATCTGCTACAAAAAGCCTATGATTATAAACTGGTCCAATGTGGAGAAAACGTTAAAAATAATGTCAGTTTTATTTGCAATTGCTGTAGCTGTTGTTGTGAATTTTTAGTTGCAGCAAAAAAATTTGGGATGACTCATCCAGTACAGACAACTTCATTTATTCCAAAAATTAATGATGACACCTGCACAGCCTGCGGAAAATGTATAGATACATGTCCGGTCAATGCTATTGAATATATTCCAATTGACCAACAAGTAAATACAAATTCCAGGGATAAAAAAGTTAAAATAAATACAGAAATATGTCTGGGGTGTGGAATATGTGTAAGAGAATGCCCAAATAAAAGTATTGCCCTTGAGAAGCGTAAAGAACAGATAATCACCCCGGTCAATTCAATTCATCGGATAGTCTTAATGGCTATAGAAAAAGGGAAACTGCAGAACCTGATCTTTGACAATCAGGCTTTTATCAGCCATAAGGTAATGGCTGCCATTCTTGGTGCTATCTTGAAAATGCCTCCTGTAAAACGGCTGATGGCTAGCAAGCAAATGA is a genomic window of Candidatus Woesearchaeota archaeon containing:
- a CDS encoding 4Fe-4S dicluster domain-containing protein; the encoded protein is ECMDLLQKAYDYKLVQCGENVKNNVSFICNCCSCCCEFLVAAKKFGMTHPVQTTSFIPKINDDTCTACGKCIDTCPVNAIEYIPIDQQVNTNSRDKKVKINTEICLGCGICVRECPNKSIALEKRKEQIITPVNSIHRIVLMAIEKGKLQNLIFDNQAFISHKVMAAILGAILKMPPVKRLMASKQMKSIYLEKLLDKF